The Burkholderia cepacia ATCC 25416 genome includes a window with the following:
- a CDS encoding LysR family transcriptional regulator ArgP, with product MLDYALLDALAAVIRHGSFERAAKELNVTPSAVSQRVKLLEERVGSVLVKRGQPCVATTSGALLCRHTERVQLLEAELGGRMPALPGQIASAWPMLRVAVNDDSVATWFIDAVGPFCTERETLLDLVIDDQDYTASRIRDGSVQGAVTAQAEPIQGCRSERLGRIRYRAVCSPAFYERYFGAGITRDALRRAPCVMFNPKDGLQARFIRRVTRADLDPPQHWIPHVAGYLRACETGLGWGMCPDRMVDRQLAAGELVDMSRGRTIDIDLYWQSWRLSIGWLDDFSAALKARAALFLD from the coding sequence ATGCTCGACTACGCGTTGCTCGATGCCCTCGCGGCGGTGATCCGGCACGGTTCGTTCGAGCGTGCGGCCAAGGAGCTGAATGTCACGCCGTCGGCCGTGTCGCAGCGCGTGAAATTGCTGGAGGAGCGGGTCGGCAGCGTGCTCGTCAAGCGCGGGCAGCCGTGCGTCGCGACGACGTCGGGTGCGCTGCTGTGCCGTCACACCGAGCGCGTGCAGCTGCTCGAGGCCGAGCTGGGCGGGCGGATGCCGGCACTCCCGGGCCAGATCGCGAGCGCATGGCCGATGTTGCGCGTGGCCGTCAACGACGACAGCGTCGCGACGTGGTTCATCGACGCGGTCGGGCCGTTCTGCACGGAGCGCGAAACGTTGCTCGATCTCGTGATCGACGATCAGGATTACACGGCTTCGCGTATTCGCGACGGCAGTGTGCAGGGCGCCGTGACCGCGCAGGCCGAACCGATCCAGGGGTGCCGATCGGAGCGGCTCGGGCGGATCCGCTATCGCGCGGTATGCTCGCCGGCGTTTTATGAACGCTACTTCGGCGCGGGCATTACCCGCGATGCGCTGCGTCGCGCGCCGTGTGTGATGTTCAATCCGAAGGACGGGCTGCAGGCGCGTTTCATCCGGCGCGTGACGCGCGCGGATCTCGATCCGCCGCAGCACTGGATACCGCACGTCGCGGGCTATCTGCGCGCATGCGAGACGGGATTGGGATGGGGGATGTGTCCGGACCGGATGGTCGATCGCCAGCTGGCGGCGGGTGAACTGGTCGACATGTCGCGCGGGCGAACGATCGATATCGACCTTTACTGGCAGAGCTGGCGTTTGTCGATCGGCTGGCTCGACGATTTCAGCGCGGCGCTGAAGGCGCGCGCCGCGCTGTTCCTCGATTGA
- the fnr gene encoding fumarate/nitrate reduction transcriptional regulator Fnr: MLTPVATRPAATPHAGSWAPRQAAHCSTCAMRHLCMPQGLAPEALSRLESVICAARPVKRGEALFREGDVFDNLYAVRSGSLKTVATRHDGREQVTGLHLAGEALGLDGICDDTHPRTAVALEDSSVCVIPYSALKALCSEAGSMQLRMHKLMSEQIVRETSQTMLLGSLNAEERVAAFLLDVSSRYLKRGYSPSEFNLRMTREDIGSYLGMTLETVSRTLSKFQKRGLIEMQGRHVQIVDFDGLHHV; the protein is encoded by the coding sequence ATGCTGACGCCCGTCGCCACACGTCCCGCCGCCACGCCTCATGCCGGTAGCTGGGCGCCTCGCCAGGCCGCCCACTGCTCGACGTGCGCGATGCGGCACCTGTGCATGCCGCAGGGGCTGGCGCCCGAAGCGCTCAGTCGCCTCGAATCGGTCATCTGCGCGGCGCGTCCCGTCAAGCGCGGCGAAGCGTTGTTCCGCGAAGGCGACGTATTCGACAACCTGTACGCGGTGCGCTCGGGTTCGCTGAAAACCGTCGCGACGCGCCACGACGGCCGCGAGCAGGTCACCGGCCTGCATCTCGCCGGCGAAGCGCTCGGCCTCGACGGCATCTGCGACGACACGCATCCGCGCACCGCGGTCGCGCTGGAAGACAGCTCCGTCTGCGTGATTCCGTACAGCGCGCTCAAGGCATTGTGCTCGGAAGCCGGTTCGATGCAGTTGCGCATGCACAAGCTGATGAGCGAACAGATCGTGCGCGAAACGTCGCAAACGATGCTGCTCGGTTCGCTGAACGCCGAAGAGCGCGTCGCCGCGTTCCTGCTCGACGTATCGTCGCGTTACCTGAAGCGCGGCTACTCGCCGTCGGAATTCAACCTGCGGATGACGCGCGAAGACATCGGCAGCTACCTCGGCATGACGCTCGAAACGGTCAGCCGCACGCTGTCGAAATTCCAGAAGCGCGGTCTGATCGAAATGCAGGGCCGCCACGTCCAGATCGTCGATTTCGACGGCCTGCACCACGTCTGA
- a CDS encoding SDR family oxidoreductase, translating into MESTKQTAHAPVVLVTGAARRAGRAFAEYFAAHGYRTAVHYDRSADAAQAAARAIAERGHDSVALQADLSDAEQITALIDQVYARFGQLDVLVNNASVFWQDHFPSFDLAAFDQAWAVNCRAPILLTRAFYERARAAGTQGVVVNVVDQKIKENFHRDHFSYTVAKAALGNLTQMLALSSAPVLRVNAVFPGLMLPSDDQTQADFEHASRASTPLARIAGPDDVASAILMLTGNAYNGVDFVVDAGQNLIRVDQDVLYKHRAPDSKH; encoded by the coding sequence ATGGAGTCGACGAAGCAAACGGCGCACGCGCCCGTCGTGCTCGTGACCGGCGCCGCGCGCCGGGCTGGGCGCGCGTTCGCCGAGTATTTCGCCGCGCACGGCTATCGCACCGCGGTGCACTACGACCGTTCGGCCGATGCGGCGCAGGCCGCGGCCCGCGCGATCGCCGAGCGCGGGCACGATTCGGTTGCGTTGCAGGCCGACCTGTCGGATGCCGAACAGATCACCGCGCTGATCGACCAGGTGTATGCGCGCTTCGGGCAACTCGACGTGCTCGTCAACAACGCGTCGGTATTCTGGCAGGATCATTTCCCGAGCTTCGACCTCGCGGCGTTCGACCAGGCGTGGGCCGTCAACTGCCGCGCGCCGATCCTGCTCACGCGCGCGTTCTACGAACGGGCCCGCGCGGCCGGTACGCAGGGTGTCGTCGTGAACGTGGTCGACCAGAAGATCAAGGAAAACTTTCACCGCGACCATTTCAGCTATACGGTCGCGAAGGCCGCGCTCGGCAACCTTACGCAGATGCTCGCGCTGTCGTCCGCGCCGGTGCTGCGCGTGAACGCGGTGTTCCCCGGGCTGATGCTGCCGAGCGACGACCAGACGCAGGCCGACTTCGAACACGCGAGCCGCGCATCGACGCCGCTCGCGCGAATCGCGGGCCCCGACGACGTCGCGAGCGCGATCCTGATGCTGACGGGCAACGCGTACAACGGCGTGGATTTCGTCGTCGATGCGGGGCAGAACCTGATCCGCGTCGACCAGGACGTGCTGTACAAGCACCGCGCGCCCGACAGCAAGCACTGA
- a CDS encoding LysR family transcriptional regulator → MEALDLNLIPYLVALDDTRNVSRAGDLLGVSQPRVSTALGRLREYFGDPLFVRTSRGMEPTPRALALLPAARDALAQIERGLVAPHDFDPAASTRTFSIALSDVGEIVFLPKLLQAFAMRAPHANLRSVSLAHDEVGRGLEAGSIDLAVGYFPDLDGNNFFQQRLFTHRFVCLMRRGHPFEQAPPFTVEQFLTCGHAVVRAEGRSQEVLEKYLAKQRMQRRAVLETPHFMSLPFILSRTDLIATVPHAIGYAYAAEHAFIVPVEPPLALPRFDLKQHWHRKYHNDPRTAWLRGVVASLFNDEQDEWPK, encoded by the coding sequence ATGGAAGCGCTCGATCTGAACCTCATTCCCTACCTCGTCGCGCTCGACGACACGCGCAACGTGAGCCGTGCCGGCGACCTGCTCGGCGTCAGCCAGCCGCGCGTGAGCACGGCGCTCGGCCGGCTGCGCGAGTACTTCGGCGATCCGCTGTTCGTGCGCACGTCGCGCGGGATGGAACCGACGCCGCGCGCGCTCGCGCTGCTGCCGGCCGCCCGCGACGCGCTCGCGCAGATCGAGCGCGGCCTCGTCGCGCCGCACGACTTCGACCCGGCCGCGAGCACGCGTACGTTCTCGATCGCGCTGTCGGACGTGGGCGAGATCGTGTTCCTGCCGAAGCTGCTGCAGGCGTTCGCGATGCGCGCGCCGCACGCGAACCTGCGCTCGGTCTCGCTCGCGCACGACGAAGTCGGTCGCGGCCTCGAAGCCGGGTCGATCGATCTCGCGGTCGGCTACTTCCCCGATCTCGACGGCAACAACTTCTTCCAGCAGCGGCTGTTCACGCACCGGTTCGTCTGCCTGATGCGGCGCGGCCATCCGTTCGAACAGGCGCCGCCGTTCACGGTCGAACAGTTCCTCACCTGCGGGCACGCGGTGGTGCGTGCCGAAGGGCGCAGCCAGGAGGTGCTCGAGAAATATCTCGCGAAGCAGCGCATGCAGCGCCGCGCGGTGCTCGAGACGCCGCACTTCATGAGTCTGCCGTTCATCCTGAGCCGCACCGACCTGATCGCGACGGTGCCGCATGCGATCGGCTATGCGTATGCGGCCGAGCACGCGTTCATCGTGCCCGTCGAGCCGCCGCTCGCACTGCCGCGCTTCGACCTGAAGCAGCACTGGCATCGCAAGTACCACAACGATCCGCGCACGGCGTGGCTGCGCGGCGTCGTCGCGTCGCTGTTCAACGACGAGCAGGACGAATGGCCGAAGTGA
- the pobA gene encoding 4-hydroxybenzoate 3-monooxygenase, whose protein sequence is MRTQVAIIGAGPSGLLLSHLLRLQGVDSILVEARSREYCENRIRAGVLEQGTVDTLNDAGLGDRMRREGLEHHGIELLFSGQRHRIDLSELTGGRAITVYSQHEVVRDLIAAGVEHGHQMHFEVSDVALHDVEGEHPFVTFKHADGREDRIDCDYIAGCDGFHGIARQTIPAERLNTFERVYPFAWLGILADAAPSLDELVYAHHDNGFALFSMRSPTVTRLYLQCKPDEDLTEWSDARIWDELHTRFSNDTGWTPTEGRITQKSVTPMRSFVSETMQHGRLFLAGDAAHIVPPTGAKGMNLAVADVRALSRALGARYRNGDATLLDAYSATCLERVWRAEHFSYFMTNMLHSSPEDSPFVNRLKFAELKYVTRSRAAAQSLAENYVGLPFDDATPPEGTRLDNALCATL, encoded by the coding sequence ATGCGCACCCAGGTCGCCATCATCGGCGCCGGCCCGTCCGGCCTTTTGCTTTCCCATCTGCTGCGCCTGCAAGGCGTCGATTCCATCCTCGTCGAAGCGCGTTCGCGCGAATACTGCGAGAACCGCATCCGCGCCGGCGTGCTGGAACAGGGCACGGTCGACACGCTGAACGACGCCGGCCTCGGCGACCGGATGCGCCGCGAGGGGCTCGAGCATCACGGCATCGAGCTGCTGTTCTCGGGCCAGCGCCATCGCATCGACCTGTCCGAATTGACCGGCGGGCGCGCGATCACCGTCTACAGCCAGCATGAAGTCGTGCGCGACCTGATCGCGGCGGGCGTCGAGCATGGCCACCAGATGCATTTCGAAGTCAGCGACGTCGCGCTGCACGACGTCGAAGGCGAACACCCGTTCGTCACGTTCAAGCACGCGGACGGCCGCGAAGACCGCATCGACTGCGACTACATCGCCGGCTGCGACGGCTTCCACGGCATCGCGCGCCAGACGATCCCGGCCGAGCGGCTGAACACGTTCGAGCGCGTGTATCCGTTCGCGTGGCTCGGCATCCTCGCCGACGCGGCGCCGTCGCTCGACGAACTCGTCTACGCGCATCACGACAACGGTTTCGCCCTCTTCTCGATGCGCTCGCCGACGGTCACGCGCCTGTACCTGCAGTGCAAGCCCGACGAGGACCTCACCGAATGGTCCGATGCGCGGATCTGGGACGAACTGCACACGCGCTTCTCGAACGACACGGGCTGGACGCCGACCGAGGGCCGGATCACGCAGAAAAGCGTGACGCCGATGCGCAGCTTCGTGTCGGAGACGATGCAGCACGGGCGCCTCTTCCTCGCCGGCGACGCCGCGCACATCGTGCCGCCGACCGGCGCGAAGGGGATGAACCTCGCGGTGGCCGACGTCCGCGCGCTGTCCCGCGCGCTCGGCGCGCGCTACCGCAACGGCGACGCGACGCTGCTCGACGCGTATTCGGCGACCTGCCTCGAACGCGTGTGGCGCGCCGAGCACTTCTCGTACTTCATGACGAACATGCTGCACTCGTCGCCGGAGGATTCGCCGTTCGTCAATCGCCTGAAGTTTGCCGAGCTGAAATACGTGACGCGCTCGCGGGCCGCCGCGCAGTCGCTCGCCGAAAACTACGTCGGGCTGCCGTTCGACGACGCGACGCCCCCCGAGGGAACCCGCCTTGACAACGCGCTGTGCGCGACTCTATGA
- a CDS encoding LysE/ArgO family amino acid transporter, whose product MNWLAFSHGAALCGSLIVTIGAQNAFVLRQGIMRSHVGKIVLLCALSDMILIGAGVGGASALVERYPTFVHAVLYVGLAYLAWFGINALRRAFKPGHETLDVRGDAVAPPPQSGLAIVLMTLAFTWLNPHVYLDTFLLIGTAGAREPEGARLAFAIGAMSVSVMWFLGLGYGARLLAPWFRKAVAWRVLDGAIGSMVLFLAAVQLR is encoded by the coding sequence ATGAACTGGCTCGCTTTTTCCCACGGCGCCGCGCTCTGCGGGTCGCTCATCGTCACCATCGGCGCGCAGAACGCATTCGTGCTGCGGCAAGGCATCATGCGCTCGCATGTCGGCAAGATCGTGCTGCTGTGCGCACTGTCCGACATGATCCTGATCGGCGCAGGCGTCGGCGGCGCATCGGCGCTCGTCGAACGCTATCCGACCTTCGTCCATGCGGTGCTGTATGTGGGCCTCGCCTATCTCGCGTGGTTCGGCATCAACGCGCTGCGCCGCGCGTTCAAGCCGGGCCATGAAACGCTCGACGTGCGCGGCGATGCGGTCGCCCCGCCGCCGCAGAGCGGGCTCGCGATCGTGCTGATGACGCTCGCGTTCACGTGGCTCAACCCGCACGTGTATCTCGACACGTTCCTGCTGATCGGCACGGCCGGCGCGCGTGAACCGGAAGGCGCGCGGCTCGCGTTCGCGATCGGCGCGATGTCGGTCAGCGTCATGTGGTTCCTCGGGCTCGGCTACGGGGCACGATTGCTCGCGCCGTGGTTCCGCAAGGCCGTTGCGTGGCGCGTGCTGGACGGCGCGATCGGCAGCATGGTGCTGTTTCTCGCGGCCGTGCAGTTGCGGTAG
- a CDS encoding DUF3304 domain-containing protein, translated as MNRCWISLLSVMVFSTAACSKTTGDAEKESLAPGDASKWNDPNYDVITAGSFNYTDYDIYGVYLLPPDKNSLDDAASADGKSATPRSATRWTGGGGQRPSLAWDLRWTTPRKFKVWWERVVDKRALEASSPDYDEYTHRETRPGMAWCEGEITITRPPVKGKSGGIVLHFFPDGRVEGDMDFHVDGPVPKVALSMRDEQRKLTGRACLKEIPNPFYGRKKPAQWN; from the coding sequence ATGAACCGCTGCTGGATCAGCTTGCTGTCCGTGATGGTCTTTTCCACGGCTGCGTGCAGCAAAACCACGGGCGATGCTGAAAAGGAAAGCCTGGCCCCCGGCGACGCGAGCAAGTGGAATGACCCGAATTACGACGTCATAACGGCGGGGTCTTTCAACTATACGGATTACGATATCTACGGCGTTTACCTCCTGCCGCCGGACAAGAACAGCCTCGACGATGCGGCGAGCGCCGATGGGAAGAGCGCGACGCCGCGGAGCGCGACACGCTGGACAGGCGGCGGCGGGCAAAGACCGAGCCTCGCATGGGATTTGCGATGGACCACGCCTCGCAAGTTCAAAGTGTGGTGGGAGCGCGTGGTCGACAAGCGCGCATTGGAAGCCTCGTCCCCCGATTACGACGAGTACACGCATCGAGAAACCCGACCCGGGATGGCATGGTGTGAAGGCGAGATCACGATCACGCGCCCGCCCGTGAAGGGCAAGAGCGGCGGTATCGTGTTGCACTTCTTCCCCGATGGCCGTGTGGAAGGTGATATGGACTTCCACGTCGATGGCCCAGTCCCGAAGGTGGCGCTTTCAATGCGCGACGAGCAGCGCAAGCTGACCGGTCGTGCCTGCCTGAAGGAAATTCCCAATCCGTTCTATGGGCGCAAGAAGCCGGCCCAATGGAACTGA
- the epsC gene encoding serine O-acetyltransferase EpsC — protein MSTSPARQWGLEEIVAGLRESREELHRTRHPRGIRELPSRDAICKIVTGLRASMFPTHYGAPDLTDESVDFYVGHTLESTLRILSEQIRRALPFLPEHADTPFAELDERAFEIAREFGRQLPAVRALLVSDIQAAYAGDPAAQHITEILLCYPGVLAMMHHRLAHALHQLGVPLLARFINEIAHSATGIDIHPGAQIGPSFFIDHGTGVVIGETAIIGERVRVYQAVTLGAKSFPADGDGALVKGNARHPIVEDDVVIYAGATILGRVTIGRGSVIGGNVWLTHSVPPGTSVAQGKVREGGSTEKP, from the coding sequence ATGTCGACATCACCCGCCCGTCAGTGGGGCCTGGAAGAAATCGTCGCCGGCTTGCGTGAGTCGCGCGAGGAACTCCATCGCACGCGCCATCCGCGCGGCATCCGCGAACTGCCGTCACGCGATGCGATCTGCAAGATTGTGACCGGCCTGCGCGCGTCGATGTTTCCGACGCACTACGGCGCACCGGATCTGACCGACGAAAGCGTCGATTTCTACGTCGGCCACACGCTCGAAAGCACGCTGCGCATCCTGTCCGAACAGATCCGCCGCGCGCTGCCGTTCCTGCCCGAGCATGCCGATACGCCGTTCGCCGAGCTCGACGAACGCGCGTTCGAGATCGCGCGCGAATTTGGCCGGCAGTTGCCGGCGGTTCGCGCGCTGCTCGTCAGCGATATCCAGGCCGCCTATGCGGGCGATCCGGCCGCGCAGCACATCACCGAGATCCTGCTGTGCTACCCCGGCGTGCTGGCGATGATGCACCACCGGCTCGCACACGCGCTGCATCAGCTTGGCGTACCGTTGCTTGCGCGATTCATCAATGAAATAGCGCACTCGGCCACCGGCATCGACATCCACCCGGGTGCGCAGATCGGCCCGAGCTTCTTCATCGACCACGGCACGGGTGTCGTGATCGGCGAGACGGCGATCATCGGCGAGCGCGTGCGCGTGTACCAGGCCGTCACGCTCGGCGCGAAAAGCTTTCCGGCCGATGGCGACGGTGCGCTGGTCAAGGGCAACGCACGGCACCCGATCGTCGAGGACGACGTGGTGATCTACGCGGGCGCGACGATTCTCGGCCGCGTGACGATCGGGCGCGGTTCGGTGATCGGCGGCAATGTGTGGCTCACGCACAGCGTGCCGCCCGGCACGAGCGTCGCGCAGGGCAAGGTTCGCGAGGGCGGGAGCACCGAGAAGCCGTAA
- the folE gene encoding GTP cyclohydrolase I FolE, with the protein MAKKKSARPEPAASRPSREEAEDAVRVLLRWAGDDPAREGLIDTPARVVRAYEQFFAGYALEPRDILARTFSEVDGYDEMIVLKDIRFESYCEHHMVPIIGRAHVAYLPNHRVVGISKLARLVDAFAKRLQIQEKMTVQIADTLFDVLQPKGVGVILEAAHQCISTRGVHKPGVEMVTSRMLGTFRTDPSTRREFLSIVANPSSVNLTNT; encoded by the coding sequence ATGGCTAAAAAGAAGTCCGCGCGGCCCGAGCCGGCCGCATCCCGTCCGAGCCGCGAAGAAGCGGAAGACGCCGTTCGCGTGCTGTTGCGCTGGGCGGGCGACGATCCCGCACGCGAAGGCCTGATCGACACGCCCGCGCGCGTCGTGCGCGCCTACGAGCAGTTCTTCGCCGGTTACGCGCTGGAGCCGCGCGACATCCTCGCGCGCACGTTCAGCGAAGTCGACGGCTACGACGAAATGATCGTGCTGAAGGACATCCGCTTCGAGAGCTACTGCGAGCACCACATGGTGCCGATTATCGGCCGCGCGCACGTCGCGTATCTGCCGAACCATCGCGTGGTCGGCATCTCGAAACTCGCGCGCCTCGTCGACGCGTTCGCGAAGCGCCTGCAGATCCAGGAAAAGATGACCGTGCAGATCGCCGACACGCTGTTCGACGTGCTGCAGCCGAAGGGCGTCGGCGTGATCCTCGAAGCCGCGCACCAGTGCATCTCGACGCGCGGCGTGCACAAGCCGGGCGTCGAGATGGTGACGTCGCGCATGCTCGGCACGTTCCGCACCGATCCGTCGACGCGGCGCGAATTCCTGTCGATCGTCGCGAATCCTTCTTCAGTCAACCTGACGAATACGTAA
- a CDS encoding DUF3005 domain-containing protein: MESSGQTERLRPRSIELDNDDTHDSTVDTDGKNREASRLAGGGPISPDQITRSNASLVNAMPEAGDGFAGFDSRPGGNHPAFALRAGYMVIEKGFDAPPAMSDAPFGPVHRMYGSAYWPGHQRRPERVFELTAVPR; this comes from the coding sequence ATGGAATCATCCGGTCAAACCGAGCGCTTGCGCCCACGCAGCATCGAGCTCGACAACGACGACACGCACGACAGCACGGTCGACACCGACGGCAAGAACCGCGAGGCGTCGCGTCTCGCCGGCGGCGGGCCGATCTCGCCCGACCAGATCACGCGCAGCAACGCGTCGCTCGTCAATGCGATGCCGGAAGCCGGCGACGGCTTCGCCGGGTTCGACAGCCGCCCCGGTGGCAACCATCCGGCGTTCGCGCTGCGTGCCGGATATATGGTGATCGAGAAAGGCTTCGACGCACCGCCGGCGATGAGTGATGCGCCGTTCGGCCCCGTCCACCGGATGTACGGCAGCGCGTACTGGCCCGGCCACCAGCGGCGGCCGGAGCGCGTATTCGAGCTGACGGCCGTCCCGAGATAG
- a CDS encoding universal stress protein — MYKRILVAVDGSDTSRHAFDAALALAKSHGAELQPFYVVENAAIYYNVPGYDPSVLRDQLVAQGDALAKDFATLMQAAGVKGETRLSEATSLNDVSSLILDGAKAFGADLLVLGTHGRRGFRRLVLGSIAEQCVRHATLPVLLIPAAANVDEPAA; from the coding sequence ATGTACAAGCGTATTCTGGTTGCCGTCGACGGCAGCGACACGTCCCGCCATGCGTTCGATGCCGCGCTGGCGCTCGCGAAATCGCACGGCGCCGAGCTGCAACCGTTCTACGTCGTCGAGAACGCCGCGATCTACTACAACGTGCCCGGCTACGATCCGTCCGTGCTGCGCGACCAGCTCGTCGCGCAGGGCGACGCGCTCGCGAAGGATTTCGCGACGCTGATGCAGGCAGCGGGCGTGAAGGGCGAGACGCGGCTGAGTGAAGCGACGTCGCTCAACGACGTATCGTCGCTGATCCTGGACGGCGCGAAAGCGTTCGGCGCCGATCTGCTGGTGCTCGGCACGCACGGCCGCCGCGGGTTCCGCCGTCTCGTGCTCGGCAGCATCGCCGAGCAATGCGTGCGCCACGCGACGCTGCCCGTGCTGCTGATCCCGGCGGCCGCCAACGTCGACGAGCCGGCCGCGTGA
- a CDS encoding T6SS phospholipase effector Tle1-like catalytic domain-containing protein produces the protein MSNPPIVRRISDLTPAEDAIRSAQREILDPLLIEQCKECPKPVWFTAFFDGTGNNFDLDGRGLKDVKLTKYSNIAKLWRFAHAEDNAFPRTVARYVEGVGTPCDKVGDTGKGLDNALGMAAARKGELRIRWMLNELDRHVTGHMPAVSQINLAVFGFSRGATEARAFVRMLTEQLAENIGGRLWWNKKNMKGHRPEVVVYFLGILDTVSSTGFGGSRVEAAGPAIATIFFGPLAGGYLYYIDKGGHAEWANDIRIPGYVRQCVHYVASQEVREKFPGDSVREDQKIPANCREVYYPGMHSDVGGGYEHNYQEGRTNELANVALNNLYIEAWKAGVPFRSPKELLADAGQQFEISKELEAAWNVYMGQGGGKSAGVAPNSDRLEAQVIWHMNRYYQWRASRSRRLKDGRLKPPGGVDDHMVITDREWNEDTDRLRHANGGYLTVSVSEQEKAIDAAVRVAGNWLGSLDPATRAAFDKFFDHYVHDSIAGFKKQMEDGYVGAAELSRWTVNRQYFMGKRGKKFLYWRYEGDKAEQAATQLAKADPPKQQDPMAADEPQLASNQPIGGTLPDTTSTA, from the coding sequence GTGAGCAATCCCCCCATTGTCAGACGCATCTCGGATCTCACCCCCGCCGAGGACGCCATCCGCAGTGCCCAGCGAGAAATTCTCGATCCGCTGCTGATCGAGCAATGCAAGGAGTGCCCGAAGCCCGTGTGGTTCACGGCATTCTTCGACGGAACGGGCAACAACTTCGACCTGGACGGCCGTGGTTTGAAGGATGTCAAGCTGACCAAGTACAGCAATATCGCGAAGCTCTGGCGGTTTGCGCATGCTGAAGACAACGCGTTCCCCCGGACCGTTGCACGCTATGTCGAAGGTGTCGGCACGCCGTGCGACAAAGTAGGAGATACCGGAAAAGGTCTCGACAACGCACTCGGTATGGCTGCCGCGAGAAAAGGCGAGTTGCGCATCCGATGGATGCTCAACGAACTCGACAGGCATGTCACCGGCCACATGCCTGCTGTGAGCCAGATCAACCTGGCCGTATTCGGTTTCTCGCGGGGCGCGACGGAAGCGCGTGCCTTCGTTCGCATGCTGACCGAGCAACTCGCCGAGAATATCGGCGGGAGGCTTTGGTGGAACAAGAAGAACATGAAGGGGCATCGCCCCGAAGTGGTCGTTTATTTCCTTGGAATTCTTGATACGGTTTCGTCAACGGGCTTCGGCGGCAGCCGCGTCGAGGCTGCGGGACCGGCCATCGCTACCATTTTTTTCGGACCGCTCGCCGGCGGTTACCTCTACTACATCGACAAAGGCGGTCACGCGGAATGGGCGAACGATATTCGCATTCCGGGCTACGTGCGGCAATGTGTTCACTATGTGGCATCGCAGGAGGTGCGGGAAAAATTCCCCGGTGACTCGGTGCGGGAAGACCAGAAGATTCCCGCGAACTGCCGCGAGGTGTACTACCCTGGCATGCACTCGGACGTGGGCGGTGGTTACGAGCACAACTACCAGGAAGGTCGAACCAACGAGTTGGCCAACGTTGCGCTGAACAATCTCTATATCGAAGCATGGAAGGCCGGCGTCCCGTTTCGTTCACCAAAGGAACTGCTTGCGGACGCAGGGCAACAGTTCGAGATTTCCAAGGAGCTGGAGGCCGCATGGAATGTCTACATGGGTCAGGGGGGCGGCAAAAGTGCGGGCGTGGCGCCGAACAGCGACAGGCTCGAGGCGCAGGTCATTTGGCACATGAACCGCTATTATCAGTGGCGCGCCAGCAGAAGCCGACGCCTGAAGGACGGCCGTCTGAAGCCACCCGGTGGCGTGGACGATCATATGGTCATTACCGATCGCGAGTGGAATGAAGATACGGATCGCTTGCGTCATGCAAACGGCGGATACCTGACTGTCTCTGTTTCGGAACAGGAAAAAGCCATCGACGCGGCCGTCCGGGTTGCCGGCAACTGGCTGGGTAGCCTCGATCCAGCGACGCGCGCGGCGTTCGACAAGTTCTTCGACCACTATGTGCACGATTCGATTGCAGGTTTCAAGAAGCAGATGGAAGACGGCTACGTCGGCGCTGCGGAATTGAGCCGCTGGACGGTCAACCGCCAGTACTTCATGGGCAAGCGCGGCAAGAAGTTCCTGTACTGGCGCTACGAGGGCGACAAGGCCGAGCAGGCCGCCACGCAACTCGCCAAGGCCGATCCGCCCAAGCAGCAGGATCCGATGGCCGCCGACGAACCCCAGCTGGCCAGCAACCAGCCCATCGGCGGCACGCTGCCCGACACGACATCGACGGCCTGA